From Triticum urartu cultivar G1812 chromosome 2, Tu2.1, whole genome shotgun sequence, a single genomic window includes:
- the LOC125537129 gene encoding 40S ribosomal protein S15 — translation MADVDVDTEVAAGAQPKKRTFRKFSYRGVDLDALLDMSTDDLVQMFPARARRRFKRGLKRKPMALVKKLRKAKKDAPAGEKPEPVRTHLRNMIIVPEMIGSLIGVYNGKTFNQVEIKPEMIGHYLAEFSISYKPVKHGRPGIGATHSSRFIPLK, via the exons ATG GCGGACGTCGACGTTGACACGGAGGTGGCCGCCGGCGCGCAGCCGAAGAAGAGGACGTTCCGCAAGTTCAGCTATCGCGGCGTGGATCTCGATGCCCTCCTCGACATGTCCACCGACGACCTTGTCCAGATGTTCCCCGCTCGCGCCCGCAGAAG GTTCAAGAGGGGTCTCAAGAGGAAGCCCATGGCGCTCGTCAAGAAGCTGCGCAAGGCG AAAAAGGACGCTCCTGCTGGTGAGAAGCCTGAGCCAGTGAGGACACATCTTCGTAACATGATCATTGTCCCTGAGATGATTGGCAGCCTTATCGGTGTCTACAATGGCAAGACCTTCAACCAGGTTGAGATTAAGCCTGAGATGATTGGCCATTACCTTGCAGAGTTCTCTATCTCCTACAAGCCAGTGAAGCATGGTAGGCCCGGTATCGGTGCCACACACTCTTCCCGGTTCATTCCTCTTAAATGA